Proteins from one Kineosporia sp. NBRC 101731 genomic window:
- the mraY gene encoding phospho-N-acetylmuramoyl-pentapeptide-transferase: protein MRTVLIAAAVSLIFALFGTPIFIRFLVKRRYGQFVRDDGPTSHHVKRGTPTMGGAVIILATLTGYTVAHAVTLDGPTMSGVLVLYLMTGLGLVGFLDDFIKISRQRSLGLTAGGKLAGQSFVSVTFAVLTLQFPDNGFRTPGTTAISFIRDTAVDLAFAGPVIGLILYIAWTYIIIAGASNGVNLTDGLDGLATGASVMVFGGYVMIGIWQSNQSCQLATGAGPQCYEVRDPRDLAVVAACVMGACFGFLWWNASPAKIFMGDTGSLALGGGLAGLAITTRTELLLVPLAGLFIMITLSVIIQVGSFKLTGRRVFRMAPLQHHFELVGWGEVTIVIRFWIIAGLFVALGLGVFYAEWVVGI from the coding sequence GTGAGAACGGTCCTGATCGCCGCGGCCGTATCGCTGATCTTTGCGCTCTTCGGAACCCCGATCTTCATCCGGTTCCTGGTCAAGCGCCGTTACGGTCAGTTCGTCCGGGACGACGGCCCGACCTCGCACCACGTCAAGCGGGGCACCCCGACCATGGGTGGCGCGGTCATCATCCTCGCCACCCTGACCGGTTACACGGTGGCGCACGCCGTCACCCTGGACGGCCCGACGATGTCGGGCGTCCTGGTGCTCTACCTGATGACGGGTCTGGGTCTGGTCGGATTCCTCGACGACTTCATCAAGATCAGCAGGCAGCGAAGTCTGGGACTGACGGCCGGCGGCAAGCTCGCCGGGCAGTCGTTCGTCTCGGTGACCTTCGCGGTCCTGACGCTCCAGTTCCCGGACAACGGTTTCCGTACCCCGGGCACCACGGCGATCTCGTTCATCCGCGACACCGCGGTCGACCTGGCCTTTGCCGGGCCGGTGATCGGGCTGATCCTCTACATCGCCTGGACCTACATCATCATCGCGGGCGCCAGCAACGGCGTGAACCTGACCGACGGCCTGGACGGCCTGGCCACCGGCGCCAGCGTGATGGTGTTCGGCGGCTACGTGATGATCGGCATCTGGCAGTCCAACCAGTCGTGCCAGCTCGCCACCGGCGCCGGACCGCAGTGCTACGAGGTGCGCGATCCGCGTGACCTGGCGGTGGTCGCGGCCTGTGTGATGGGTGCCTGCTTCGGCTTCCTCTGGTGGAACGCCTCACCGGCCAAGATCTTCATGGGTGACACCGGCTCGCTCGCCCTCGGCGGCGGCCTGGCCGGCCTGGCCATCACCACCCGCACCGAGCTGCTGCTCGTGCCGCTGGCCGGCCTGTTCATCATGATCACGCTGTCGGTCATCATCCAGGTCGGCTCGTTCAAACTGACCGGGAGACGGGTGTTCCGCATGGCGCCCCTGCAACACCACTTCGAACTGGTCGGGTGGGGCGAGGTCACCATCGTCATCCGGTTCTGGATCATCGCCGGGCTCTTCGTGGCACTCGGTCTCGGGGTCTTCTACGCCGAGTGGGTGGTGGGTATATGA
- the murD gene encoding UDP-N-acetylmuramoyl-L-alanine--D-glutamate ligase (UDP-N-acetylmuramoylalanine--D-glutamate ligase; involved in peptidoglycan biosynthesis; cytoplasmic; catalyzes the addition of glutamate to the nucleotide precursor UDP-N-acetylmuramoyl-L-alanine during cell wall formation), with product MSDPAANEWNGLRVVVAGIGISGFACADALLERGAQVVVVDHTDAGSRGERGTVLGMLGADTRLGAEHVTALPTVDGEPAQLLIVSPGWADDQPVLAGALAAGIPVWAEAELAWRLRPAEKPAPWLTVTGTRGKATTTTMLATMLAADGRRATSTGQAGTSLLESVLHPEPYDVLAVQLSAFQLRWSSSVQPLASVCLNVGPADTGSLAARGLVYRNTEIACVYNVADGTTEQLVRDAEVIEGARAIGFSGGVPAVSMLGLVEDVLCDRAFVPQRATAAAELGTIDDVRTAGAGVLAAHNVLNALAAASLARAYGVVPSAVRDGLRHYYPLPHRLNLLSKTNDVDWVDDSSATDAYAAAAGLASFASVVWIAGGYGPAPDDLDAVVEKYATRLRGVVLLPGDGTSALREALGRHAPDVPVLDAAVPETGGMPEIEPVMRSAVERAGDLARPGDTVLYSPVLAAPEGEPFSARGQAFALALKDVPA from the coding sequence ATGAGCGACCCTGCGGCCAACGAGTGGAACGGCCTGCGGGTCGTCGTCGCCGGGATCGGGATCTCCGGTTTCGCCTGTGCGGACGCCCTGCTCGAGCGGGGCGCCCAGGTGGTCGTGGTGGACCACACCGACGCCGGTTCCCGCGGGGAGCGCGGCACCGTCCTGGGCATGCTGGGCGCGGACACCCGCCTCGGTGCCGAGCACGTCACCGCCCTGCCCACCGTGGACGGTGAGCCTGCTCAGCTGCTGATCGTCTCGCCGGGCTGGGCCGACGACCAGCCGGTGCTCGCCGGTGCGCTCGCCGCGGGTATCCCGGTCTGGGCCGAGGCCGAGCTGGCCTGGCGTCTGCGGCCCGCGGAGAAGCCGGCTCCCTGGCTGACCGTCACCGGCACCCGGGGCAAGGCCACCACCACCACGATGCTGGCCACCATGCTGGCGGCCGACGGCCGGCGCGCCACCTCCACCGGGCAGGCCGGCACCTCGCTGCTGGAATCGGTACTGCACCCGGAGCCGTACGACGTGCTCGCCGTGCAGTTGTCGGCGTTCCAGCTGCGCTGGTCGTCCAGCGTGCAGCCGCTGGCATCGGTGTGCCTGAACGTCGGCCCGGCCGACACCGGCAGCCTGGCCGCGCGCGGACTGGTCTACCGCAACACCGAGATCGCCTGCGTCTACAACGTCGCCGACGGGACCACCGAGCAGCTGGTGCGCGACGCCGAGGTGATCGAGGGCGCCCGCGCCATCGGTTTCAGCGGTGGGGTGCCCGCCGTGTCGATGCTCGGCCTGGTCGAGGACGTGCTCTGCGACCGGGCCTTCGTGCCCCAGCGGGCCACCGCGGCCGCCGAGCTCGGCACGATCGACGACGTGCGCACCGCCGGGGCCGGCGTGCTGGCCGCGCACAACGTGCTCAACGCCCTGGCCGCCGCCTCGCTGGCGCGGGCGTACGGCGTCGTCCCCTCGGCCGTGCGTGACGGGCTGCGTCACTACTACCCGCTGCCGCACCGGCTGAACCTGCTGAGCAAGACGAACGACGTTGACTGGGTGGACGACTCGTCGGCCACCGACGCCTACGCGGCCGCGGCCGGGCTGGCGAGTTTCGCCTCCGTGGTCTGGATCGCGGGTGGCTACGGACCGGCCCCGGACGACCTGGACGCGGTGGTGGAGAAGTACGCGACCCGGCTGCGCGGGGTCGTGCTGCTGCCCGGTGACGGCACTTCCGCGCTGCGTGAGGCCCTCGGCCGACACGCCCCGGATGTCCCGGTCCTGGATGCGGCCGTCCCCGAGACTGGGGGGATGCCCGAGATCGAGCCGGTGATGCGGTCCGCCGTCGAACGCGCCGGCGACCTGGCCCGGCCCGGCGACACGGTGCTCTACTCGCCGGTTCTCGCGGCCCCCGAGGGCGAGCCGTTCTCGGCCCGGGGGCAGGCGTTCGCCCTCGCCCTGAAAGACGTGCCCGCGTGA